A single window of Cytobacillus dafuensis DNA harbors:
- a CDS encoding S8 family serine peptidase, which produces MNKSKIKAFKVMTTAAVTSLLLSSFTVFAETNNSSTESQWVPIEFATSLTDETKDEAPLQSLLENQQIDQEKVAEDQAHKPYDQYAPTDTVRVIVEMTGEPVHSGKGNEAEKKKLKHAQQSLIREMKKTKKLNVKERHHFVTGINGFSMDTQFENIKDIEKLDGVARVHIAQTYQQTMSSSQSLVQAKKVWEELGYHGEGMVVAVVDTGVDYRHQDLNLSDKGKEKAKWTSATINEKLAETAVDERWYTDKVPTGYDWADQDQDVLPHATSHGMHVAGTIGANGNNEIDGVKGIAPDVQILAEKVFSDNWTGAYADDIIAGINHAVEMDADVINLSLGADANFVTEEDPIQKAVRTATEQGVLVVASAGNAFYSTKSGSVSYNHPAYAQNPDIGVVGTPGASPFALQVASYENDQVHMDTLTLSDGKPLIYQRHPGFVQLANVFAENQEIELVYVGYGRTQDYEGKDVTGKIVVVEQQWEGSEQSVQSPALQRGAKGVIMVPLATRGDYARLLFSPYGSVPGVSTGITEGNALIQRLKDGEQITARVGQGTYIDNKTKGTMSGFSSYGAPHTLDFKPEITAPGGKIYSTVIDNKYDVYNGTSMASPHVAGAGALVLQSLYEKGVNKDSNTVYQVKTALMNTAQIILDPATDKIPYSPRKQGAGMMQIANALKTPVLVKDKFAKPENAAAVELKEIKKNKVKFMLELEALAGKSSPDEITYDVYLDLLTDDTEQKELDIDKDGKNERTMEVLKLNSKRIEGAAAKINGKDFSDSTPATFTVKKGHLQDLVVDIKLPDGLKKNIFVEGFVRFVPKNGDQTSVPSLTIPYMGFYGDWDQPQNLDAPMWEQNAFLHETALFPYYGQKNWLGKPAIPLGYDKVTKTFSEERMANSPHAANQGVYSVFTTLRNVKQVHMYIEDASGNRVRDLGDFSEITGKPWKFRKNVMDRSEFFNGGYGWDLKSEDGKYVPDGKYQYIIESTLDYEGARPQTIKFPINIDSVAPKVENIQVNKTPENKYMISWDMMDNAGGSGLTKSMVYIDGIYKPISATQSSLLVNAEPKSVIVVPFDWAGNVTYEIYGDRSYVKQDLFLSAWDVWQRPITQQEPGHILGIGLKKLNWTITIQDPEGNVVHTYNEANTETAYIKWTPSADLPSGKYKVVAEMEDNETGLKITTTPRYMTVVKP; this is translated from the coding sequence ATGAACAAGAGTAAAATCAAGGCATTTAAAGTGATGACTACTGCAGCAGTAACATCATTACTTCTTTCATCATTCACAGTTTTTGCGGAAACTAATAACAGTTCAACCGAGTCACAATGGGTACCCATAGAATTTGCGACTAGTTTGACAGATGAAACTAAAGATGAAGCACCATTGCAATCTTTGTTAGAGAACCAACAGATTGATCAAGAGAAAGTGGCAGAAGACCAAGCCCACAAGCCATATGATCAATATGCTCCAACCGATACTGTACGAGTGATTGTGGAAATGACAGGAGAACCTGTACACAGTGGCAAAGGAAATGAAGCTGAAAAGAAAAAATTAAAACATGCTCAACAGTCCTTGATTCGAGAAATGAAAAAAACGAAAAAGTTGAATGTGAAAGAGCGACATCACTTTGTGACAGGTATAAATGGCTTCAGTATGGATACACAGTTCGAAAATATCAAAGATATCGAAAAATTAGATGGAGTGGCTCGTGTTCATATTGCACAAACTTATCAACAAACGATGAGCTCTAGCCAATCCCTCGTTCAAGCGAAAAAAGTATGGGAAGAGCTAGGTTACCATGGTGAGGGGATGGTGGTTGCTGTTGTCGATACCGGAGTGGACTATCGCCATCAAGATCTAAACCTGTCTGACAAAGGAAAAGAGAAAGCCAAGTGGACCTCTGCCACTATTAACGAGAAATTAGCTGAAACAGCAGTAGATGAACGCTGGTATACAGATAAAGTACCAACAGGTTACGATTGGGCTGACCAAGACCAAGATGTTCTTCCTCATGCTACCTCACATGGAATGCATGTAGCAGGAACGATTGGAGCCAATGGAAACAATGAAATAGACGGGGTTAAAGGGATTGCTCCTGATGTGCAGATCCTAGCGGAAAAAGTCTTTTCCGATAATTGGACTGGGGCATATGCAGACGATATCATAGCCGGAATCAATCATGCGGTTGAAATGGATGCGGATGTCATCAACTTAAGCTTAGGGGCTGACGCTAATTTTGTGACTGAAGAAGATCCAATTCAAAAAGCGGTTCGTACTGCAACTGAGCAAGGGGTATTAGTAGTAGCATCAGCTGGAAACGCATTTTACAGTACCAAAAGTGGATCCGTCTCCTATAATCATCCAGCCTATGCTCAAAATCCTGATATTGGAGTAGTCGGAACACCAGGTGCAAGTCCATTTGCTTTACAAGTAGCTTCTTATGAAAATGATCAAGTCCATATGGACACACTTACTCTTTCAGATGGGAAACCACTTATTTACCAACGCCATCCAGGTTTTGTTCAACTGGCAAATGTGTTTGCTGAAAATCAAGAGATTGAGTTAGTTTATGTAGGATATGGTCGTACTCAGGATTACGAAGGAAAAGATGTAACAGGCAAAATCGTGGTGGTTGAACAACAATGGGAGGGCAGTGAGCAATCCGTACAATCTCCTGCTCTTCAAAGAGGAGCAAAAGGAGTGATAATGGTTCCTTTAGCGACACGAGGAGATTATGCCAGATTACTTTTTTCTCCTTATGGCTCCGTTCCAGGAGTTAGTACTGGGATCACTGAAGGAAACGCCTTGATTCAACGTTTGAAAGATGGTGAACAGATTACGGCTCGAGTGGGTCAGGGAACCTATATAGATAATAAAACCAAGGGGACAATGTCTGGATTCTCATCCTATGGAGCACCGCATACCCTTGATTTTAAGCCTGAAATCACCGCACCTGGCGGTAAGATTTATTCTACTGTCATTGATAACAAATATGATGTATATAACGGAACTTCGATGGCTTCACCACATGTAGCGGGTGCAGGAGCTTTGGTGTTACAGTCGCTCTATGAAAAAGGTGTCAATAAAGATTCAAATACTGTCTATCAAGTAAAAACAGCTTTGATGAACACAGCTCAAATTATATTGGACCCTGCAACAGATAAAATTCCATATTCACCACGTAAACAAGGTGCAGGGATGATGCAGATTGCCAATGCACTAAAAACGCCTGTATTAGTGAAAGATAAGTTTGCTAAGCCAGAAAATGCAGCCGCTGTGGAGTTAAAAGAGATTAAGAAAAATAAAGTAAAATTTATGCTGGAGTTAGAGGCGTTAGCTGGAAAATCTTCTCCAGACGAGATTACCTATGATGTGTATCTAGATCTTTTAACAGATGACACGGAGCAGAAAGAACTAGATATAGATAAAGATGGGAAAAACGAACGGACGATGGAAGTATTAAAGCTAAATAGTAAGCGAATAGAAGGAGCAGCAGCGAAGATCAACGGAAAAGATTTTAGCGACTCAACACCTGCCACTTTTACTGTGAAAAAAGGTCATCTGCAAGATTTAGTGGTGGATATTAAACTTCCAGATGGATTGAAGAAAAATATATTTGTTGAAGGATTTGTTCGCTTTGTTCCGAAAAATGGGGATCAAACTTCTGTTCCGTCTTTAACCATTCCGTATATGGGCTTTTATGGTGACTGGGATCAACCTCAGAACTTAGATGCACCGATGTGGGAGCAAAATGCATTTTTACATGAAACAGCTCTATTTCCTTACTATGGTCAGAAAAACTGGCTTGGAAAACCAGCTATACCACTTGGTTATGATAAAGTGACCAAAACATTCTCAGAAGAAAGAATGGCCAACTCTCCACATGCTGCGAATCAAGGTGTTTATTCGGTCTTTACCACCTTGCGCAATGTAAAACAGGTGCACATGTACATTGAAGATGCATCAGGTAATCGAGTTCGTGACCTTGGAGATTTTAGTGAAATAACAGGAAAACCATGGAAGTTTAGAAAAAATGTAATGGACAGAAGCGAGTTCTTTAATGGTGGATATGGATGGGATTTGAAATCAGAGGATGGAAAATACGTTCCGGATGGAAAGTATCAATATATTATCGAGAGCACATTAGATTATGAAGGAGCACGACCACAAACGATTAAGTTCCCGATCAATATTGATTCTGTTGCACCAAAAGTAGAAAATATTCAAGTCAACAAAACACCAGAAAATAAGTATATGATTAGTTGGGATATGATGGATAATGCAGGGGGAAGCGGCTTAACAAAATCGATGGTTTATATCGATGGCATATATAAACCTATTTCTGCAACACAATCGTCCTTACTAGTAAATGCAGAACCGAAAAGTGTAATCGTTGTGCCATTTGACTGGGCAGGTAATGTCACTTATGAAATATACGGAGATCGCTCGTATGTAAAACAGGATTTATTCCTTTCAGCGTGGGATGTATGGCAAAGACCAATAACGCAACAGGAGCCAGGTCATATTTTGGGGATTGGCTTGAAAAAATTGAACTGGACCATTACAATCCAAGATCCTGAAGGAAATGTGGTTCATACTTATAATGAAGCGAATACAGAGACTGCTTATATTAAATGGACTCCATCTGCTGATCTACCTAGTGGGAAATATAAAGTGGTCGCTGAGATGGAAGATAATGAAACGGGTCTAAAGATCACTACAACTCCACGTTATATGACGGTGGTAAAACCTTAA